A genomic region of Halomonas aestuarii contains the following coding sequences:
- a CDS encoding DUF6394 family protein encodes MNLERVVFGFFIILTLSLNAAFVAGGLETAAHHNVWILTFAIIVSLVAIGLKLGDRSQTGALLLASGLVAGLLLITARVVWIVADPVGGGGPGPGDMADIVSIATGALVANVIATVILVGDTLLSRR; translated from the coding sequence ATGAATCTCGAGCGCGTCGTCTTCGGCTTTTTCATCATCCTTACCCTCAGCCTCAACGCCGCGTTCGTGGCGGGGGGGCTCGAGACGGCCGCCCACCACAACGTCTGGATCCTCACGTTCGCCATCATCGTCAGCCTGGTCGCCATCGGCCTGAAACTGGGGGATCGCTCCCAGACCGGGGCGCTGCTGCTGGCGTCCGGGCTGGTGGCCGGACTCCTGCTGATCACGGCACGCGTCGTCTGGATCGTCGCGGACCCCGTCGGCGGAGGAGGGCCGGGGCCCGGAGACATGGCCGATATCGTCTCGATCGCCACGGGAGCGCTGGTCGCGAATGTCATCGCGACGGTGATCCTGGTCGGCGATACGTTGCTCTCGCGGCGTTGA
- a CDS encoding histidine phosphatase family protein yields the protein MRRYGRAALAWVGLWLMLGCGQALAEASDDAAAWAALADGGHVALIRHALAPGIGDPAEFVLGDCATQRNLSDAGREQARRLGERFRERGIEVGEVRSSRWCRCLETARLLGLGDVIPTPALDSFFRDRSTAERQTAETRALIEAWNGEGTLVLVTHQVNITALVGGGVGSGEVIVVRPDDAGLVRVGSFR from the coding sequence ATGAGACGATATGGACGCGCCGCACTGGCCTGGGTTGGCCTTTGGCTGATGCTGGGGTGCGGCCAGGCGTTGGCCGAGGCAAGCGATGACGCCGCGGCCTGGGCGGCCCTGGCAGATGGCGGCCACGTCGCCCTTATCCGCCATGCCCTGGCCCCCGGCATCGGTGATCCCGCGGAGTTCGTGCTCGGCGACTGTGCGACCCAGCGCAACCTTTCGGACGCCGGGCGCGAGCAGGCACGCCGGCTCGGCGAGCGGTTTCGCGAACGGGGCATCGAGGTCGGCGAGGTGCGCAGCAGCCGCTGGTGTCGCTGCCTCGAGACCGCCCGGCTGCTCGGTCTGGGCGACGTCATCCCCACCCCGGCGCTGGACTCCTTCTTCCGCGATCGTTCGACGGCCGAGCGCCAGACCGCCGAGACCCGCGCCCTGATCGAGGCCTGGAACGGCGAGGGGACCCTGGTGCTGGTCACCCACCAGGTGAACATCACCGCCCTGGTTGGCGGTGGCGTCGGCTCCGGTGAGGTCATCGTGGTCCGCCCGGACGACGCCGGGCTGGTGCGGGTCGGCAGCTTTCGCTGA
- a CDS encoding potassium channel family protein, translating to MIVLRYMRRPLFVLLFVYSVGIMGMALMPGQVVDGEATRMNLFHAFYFFTYTATTTGFGELPNGFSEEQRLWTIFCLYTGVIAWFYAIGSLIHLVQNPHFIRAMDGFRFARKVRRNADPFVILCGFGDAGSLLARGLSDHRMRAVILDADPERIKALGVRDYTVAMPGLHADASAPKHLLDAGVKHPACRALVALTNDDDINLKIAVMARHLNPRLPVICRSTSARHEANLRSLDNVTVVDPFEIFAQLVSRAIARPELHNLNAWIVGARGVELGVPVQVPRGDWILCGYGRMGHWIHRYLQAHGVGVRIIDPQADASEAWEGTVMVQAHADRSALLSASIDDAAGVIAATNRDADNLSTLLSVTELNPQAFRIVRHNSHVNQVAFDAARADLVLQHSLTTARRILKLLISPLVQELIDWLAEREPARTQALVARLQAAVGAAPPHLWSIRLVPGEAPAVTDYLAAGEDLALGPLCRDARSFPDRLPCEALAVHRAGESIMLPEEEFPLRHGDEILFCGVPWSESMLQATLHNPYTLRYVVTGIDAPRGVIFTWLEGRRRRRRI from the coding sequence ATGATCGTCCTGCGCTACATGCGCCGGCCGCTGTTCGTGCTGCTGTTCGTCTATTCGGTGGGCATCATGGGCATGGCCCTGATGCCGGGCCAGGTCGTCGACGGTGAGGCGACCCGCATGAATCTCTTCCACGCGTTCTACTTCTTCACCTACACGGCGACCACGACCGGGTTCGGCGAACTGCCGAACGGCTTCAGCGAGGAGCAGCGCCTGTGGACGATCTTCTGTCTCTACACCGGCGTCATCGCGTGGTTCTATGCGATCGGCTCCCTGATTCACCTGGTCCAGAATCCCCACTTCATCCGGGCCATGGATGGCTTCCGGTTCGCCCGCAAGGTCAGACGCAACGCGGACCCCTTCGTGATCCTCTGCGGCTTCGGCGATGCCGGCAGCCTGCTGGCCCGGGGCCTGAGCGACCACCGCATGCGCGCGGTGATCCTCGATGCCGACCCGGAACGCATCAAGGCCCTGGGCGTGCGCGATTATACGGTCGCGATGCCGGGACTCCACGCGGACGCCAGTGCGCCGAAGCATCTCCTGGACGCGGGCGTGAAACACCCGGCATGCCGGGCCCTGGTCGCGCTGACCAACGATGACGACATCAACCTCAAGATCGCGGTGATGGCACGCCACCTCAACCCGCGGCTCCCGGTCATCTGTCGTTCGACTTCGGCCCGCCATGAGGCCAACCTGCGGTCGCTGGACAATGTCACGGTCGTCGATCCGTTCGAGATCTTCGCCCAGCTCGTCTCCCGGGCGATCGCACGCCCGGAGCTTCACAACCTCAATGCCTGGATCGTGGGGGCACGTGGCGTCGAACTCGGGGTGCCGGTGCAGGTGCCGCGGGGCGACTGGATCCTGTGCGGGTATGGACGGATGGGGCACTGGATCCATCGCTACCTCCAGGCCCATGGCGTCGGCGTGCGTATCATTGATCCACAGGCCGACGCCAGCGAGGCCTGGGAAGGGACGGTCATGGTCCAGGCGCACGCCGATCGTTCGGCCCTGCTGTCCGCGTCGATCGACGACGCCGCCGGGGTCATCGCCGCGACGAATCGCGATGCCGACAACCTCAGCACGCTGCTGTCGGTCACGGAACTCAATCCGCAGGCGTTCCGCATCGTGCGCCATAACAGTCACGTGAATCAGGTCGCCTTCGATGCCGCGCGGGCCGACCTGGTCCTTCAGCACAGCCTGACCACGGCGCGCCGGATCCTGAAGCTCTTGATCTCGCCCCTGGTCCAGGAACTGATCGACTGGCTCGCGGAACGCGAACCGGCCCGCACGCAGGCCCTGGTGGCCCGCCTGCAGGCGGCCGTGGGCGCGGCACCTCCCCACCTGTGGTCGATCAGGCTGGTCCCCGGCGAGGCGCCGGCGGTGACCGACTACCTCGCGGCCGGGGAGGACCTGGCCCTGGGGCCGCTGTGCCGCGATGCGCGCTCGTTCCCGGACAGGCTGCCGTGCGAGGCCCTCGCCGTTCACCGGGCAGGGGAATCGATCATGCTGCCGGAGGAGGAATTCCCGCTTCGCCACGGCGACGAGATCCTCTTCTGCGGGGTCCCCTGGTCGGAGTCGATGCTCCAGGCGACCCTCCATAACCCCTATACGCTCCGGTATGTCGTCACGGGCATCGATGCGCCGCGCGGGGTCATATTCACATGGCTTGAAGGCAGGCGCAGGCGGCGTCGCATCTAG
- the fba gene encoding class II fructose-bisphosphate aldolase (catalyzes the reversible aldol condensation of dihydroxyacetonephosphate and glyceraldehyde 3-phosphate in the Calvin cycle, glycolysis, and/or gluconeogenesis), producing the protein MALISMRQMLDHAAEHGYGVPAFNVNNLEQMRAIMEAADETDSPVIVQASAGARKYAGAPFLRHLILAAVEEFPHIPVVMHQDHGTSPAVCQRSIQLGFSSVMMDGSLGEDGKTPTSYDYNVDVTRRTVEMAHACGVSVEGELGCLGSLETGMAGEEDGVGAEGKLDMEQLLTDPEEAADFVKATGVDALAIAIGTSHGAYKFTRPPTGDTLSIQRIKEIHARIPETHLVMHGSSSVPQEWLAVINEFGGAIPETYGVPVEEIVEGIRHGVRKVNIDTDLRLASTGAVRRFMAENPAEFDPRKFLKASTAAMKEVCKARYEAFGTAGNASKIKPINLEEMFLRYERGELDPKVR; encoded by the coding sequence ACGCCGCCGAGCATGGCTACGGCGTGCCGGCCTTCAACGTCAACAACCTCGAGCAGATGCGCGCCATCATGGAAGCCGCCGACGAGACCGACTCCCCGGTGATCGTCCAGGCCTCCGCCGGTGCCCGCAAGTACGCCGGCGCCCCCTTCCTGCGCCACCTCATCCTGGCCGCCGTCGAGGAGTTCCCGCACATCCCGGTGGTCATGCACCAGGACCACGGCACCAGCCCGGCCGTCTGCCAGCGCTCCATCCAGCTCGGCTTCTCCTCGGTGATGATGGACGGCTCGCTCGGCGAGGACGGCAAGACCCCGACCAGCTACGACTACAACGTCGACGTCACCCGGCGCACCGTGGAGATGGCCCATGCCTGCGGCGTCTCCGTCGAGGGCGAGCTAGGCTGCCTCGGCAGCCTGGAGACCGGCATGGCCGGCGAGGAAGACGGCGTGGGCGCCGAGGGCAAGCTCGACATGGAGCAGCTGCTCACCGACCCGGAAGAGGCCGCCGACTTCGTCAAGGCCACCGGCGTCGACGCCCTGGCCATCGCCATCGGCACCAGCCACGGCGCCTACAAGTTCACCCGCCCGCCCACCGGCGACACCCTCTCCATCCAGCGCATCAAGGAGATCCACGCGCGCATCCCGGAGACCCACCTGGTGATGCACGGCTCCTCCTCGGTGCCCCAGGAGTGGCTGGCGGTGATCAACGAGTTCGGCGGCGCCATCCCCGAGACCTACGGCGTGCCGGTCGAGGAGATCGTCGAGGGCATCCGGCACGGCGTGCGCAAGGTCAACATCGACACCGACCTGCGCCTGGCCTCCACCGGCGCCGTGCGGCGCTTCATGGCCGAGAACCCGGCCGAGTTCGACCCGCGCAAGTTCCTCAAGGCCAGCACCGCGGCCATGAAGGAGGTCTGCAAGGCCCGCTACGAGGCCTTCGGCACTGCCGGCAACGCCTCGAAGATCAAGCCGATCAACCTCGAGGAGATGTTCCTGCGCTACGAGCGCGGCGAGCTCGACCCGAAAGTGAGGTGA